The DNA window ACGCTATGCTGGAGACTCATAACGGTCCGGTGGTGGGGCTGCACCCCATGTTTGGCCCGGATGTTGGCAGTCTCGCCAAGCAGGTGGTGGTGGTGTGCCATGGTCGCGGTCAAACCCAATACCAGTGGTTGCTGGAACAAATTGGGATTTGGGGGGCACGTTTGGTTGAAGCCGAAGCGGTCCGCCACGACAAGGCGATGCAACTGGTGCAGGCCATGCGTCACTTCTCGTCCTTTGTTTACGGCCTGAATTTGTGCCGGGAGCAAGCCGACATAGATAGCCTGCTGGAGTTCAGCTCGCCCATTTACCGGCTGGAGCTGGCCATGGTTGGGCGCTTGTTTGCCCAGGACCCACAGTTGTATGCGGATATTATTTTTGCCCAGCAAGGCAGCCTGGAGGTCATTGCCGACTATCTCGACAATTACCGCGAGGCCCTGGCATTGCTGCAGGCGGGAGATAGACAGGGCTTTATCAGCAGATTCAATGAAGTAGCCCGCTGGTTTGGCGACTATGCGGCCCAGTTCCAGCGTGAAAGCCGCGCCATGTTGCAGTCGGTCAATGACATGAAGACGGGCTGAGAGAATTTACTGCGGTCGGTTGCGAATTTGTCGACTCCTCAGTAAGGTTAAATTAAGGGCCTTCGAGTCCGCTATATCACGGGAGATGAACATGACCCAACTGAGTCTGATGCAGACAAGTGCCGAAGATCGCAGCCTGTTGCACCTCAACTATGGGCTGATGAGTGCATTTCCCCTGTTGTTGCCG is part of the Shewanella cyperi genome and encodes:
- the tyrA gene encoding bifunctional chorismate mutase/prephenate dehydrogenase, producing MTEKTTAELEKLRGLIDGVDNQLLHLLRKRLDLVAQVGAVKHAAGLPIYAPAREAAMLGKRREEAQAMGVNPQLIEDVLRRLMRESYLSEKDVGFKQIKPDLGQIVIIGGKGQLGRLFAQMFSLSGYRVQILDKDDWQVADSLFAGAGLVLVTVPIGSTCELIRSRLGNLPQDCILADLTSIKEAPLNAMLETHNGPVVGLHPMFGPDVGSLAKQVVVVCHGRGQTQYQWLLEQIGIWGARLVEAEAVRHDKAMQLVQAMRHFSSFVYGLNLCREQADIDSLLEFSSPIYRLELAMVGRLFAQDPQLYADIIFAQQGSLEVIADYLDNYREALALLQAGDRQGFISRFNEVARWFGDYAAQFQRESRAMLQSVNDMKTG